The genomic region ccataaacgccctccagacccttgatgtgaactggAAACCCCctatcagacactatatcctcaggcaccccgtagtgccggaagacgtgtgtaaacagggcctccgcagtctgtagggagaccgggcaaaggaatGAGACAGCAGGACTTaaaaaaccgatccacaacaaccagAATCGTGGTGTTTCCTTGTGACAGAGGAAGGCCCGTCACGAAATCAACCGATAGGtgtgaccacggccgttgtggaacgagtaggggttgtaatttccctctgggTAGGTGTCTAGGTGCATTGCACTGGGCgtacaccgagcaggaggaaacatacaccctcacgtccttagctaaagttgGCCACCAGTACTCcccactaagacagcgcactgtccgatcgatgccaggatgaccagaggaaggTGACGTATGAGCCCAACAGATCAATCGATCACGAACATCAGACGGAACGTACTTACGTCCAACTGGACACTGGGTGGGAGTGGGCTCCGCACGTAatgcccgctcaatgtccgcgtcaaCCTCCCATACCAcaggtgccaccaggcaagatgCCGGAAGTATGGGAGTGGGTTCCATGGACCACTCCGTTGTGTCATACATCCGAGACAGTGTGTCTGGTAACCTGGCCTTAGCGTTCTGgaaacctggtctgtaggatagagtgaacacaaaacgggtgaaaaacatggcccaacTTTCCTGGCGAGGATTTATTCTCCTCGCCACCCAGATGTAcaccagattgcggtggtcagtccaaatgagaaaagggtgtttagccccctcaagccaatgcctccatGCTTTCAGAGCCCCGACAacagccaacaactcccggtcccccacatcatagtttcgctccgccaggctgagcttcttcgaaaagaacacacaggggcggagttttggtggcgtacccaAACGCTGAGACAGCtgagctcctatcccagcctcggacacgtccaggagggatcaggatgagccaacacaggagcagaggtaaacagagccttcaggtgaccaaaagcgcTGTCCAccccagctgaccactgcagtcgcaccggtccccccttcagcaaagaggtaatgggagccgctccAGTAGTTGCAAAccgcacctcctttaccgtggttggagtcggccaattacgcacagctGAAATGCGGTCATTCTCCACCCTAGGAAGGAGATAGACTGTTGGaggaacagacatttctcagcctttaacgtacaggtcatgctccaacagtcgaccaagcaccttgcgcaccagagacacatgctcggcgcgtgtagcggagtatattagAATGTCCTCTATATACCCCACTACACcctgcaggtccctgaaaatctaaTCCACAAAGGATTAGAAGAcggatggagcattcatcaacccgtacggcatgacgaggtactcatagtgcccagaggtggtactaaatgccatcttccactcatccccctcccggatacgcaccaggttgtaagcactcctgagatcctGTTTTGCCGGCTGCATACAAGTCATTTGGACGGTAAGATGAACTCAATATCGTCATCTGCTGCGCTTTGGGCTATACGTAAAGTAAACGTTAGGCTACCTTCCTCCTTGACCAGGACATTTCTTTGATGTGGTATCTAGCTGTGCTGTTCAAGGTGTCAATGTGGTTCTGAGTTTCCTGGAGATAAGTTTCacagctaggtggctaacacacAAGATTTGTGGGCAACTTAATTGGGGcaaacaggctcgtggtaatggctggagcggaatcagtggaatacattaaacacatggtgaattgccattccatttgcttctttccagccattattatgagccgtcctcccctcagcaagcCTCTACTGGTTTATAGCTCCTTCATATTGTTCTGACTAGAGGGAGTACAGCTATGACCTGAAGTGACTTtctttcgtagcaggttaggataatttttacagcaggttaggagacttAGGTTAAGGTTAAGAAAAGAGTTACAGTACACTGTTTTTGTACTGGTGCATCTGATGACGTCAGCACAGAGTTTCTCAACCCAGAGGCGCGAGATCGCGAAACTTCCGGGAACCCAAGCAGATGAGGCAGGGTTTGAGAAGACAATGACAGAAGTGAAAAATTCTTCCTTAGTAGTTCattttctcgaaatctaaaggcacaacctggATTCGAGCCATTGTCTTatgtagttgaacatgttattactccaacctcgtgagAGTGACAAACTGGCACGTTTTAATTTCTGTAAAAAACAACTTTACATCAAATGATTTGATGACATGCACAGTTCGGCGCAAGATGACGTTACTAACATCCTCTCGTGCCGGTGTGTTTCTACGCATGAGCTCAGCTAGCCAATGTCACCATGACATCACCTACATGGGTGatagggatttctattggagaagcagtttctacCTATCTTGTACTGTCACAGATAGAACAATAAGCCAAAATACGAAGCATCTGGTTTGGCGTTTCCACTCaataccaaatatggtgatgagaggaagcccagttgCCGGTAGTGGAagaagatggattttggccgacattctgctcCTTTTCTCATCGattagactttaccctttgccaaagttttttAAAAACTGAGTTATTTAGGAGTGCGAGGGCGAATTGAATTAGTGCACATGCGCACTTCATtaagtaggcgttccctaacggaaatatgctaATATATGCTAGAATGCGCAAAAAGCATATTtttagctcgtgcttggctctgtcTGCTCTtgtctgcccacctccttgcttgctccactatgattaatttgcttccattggaaacgacaggctgtggtctatcttgtcttagttaaaaaaatatttgacataAGAACGAAGGACCCCTTTTATCTGCCCCTCTTAGTTCCTGATGTAATTCGTAGTGAACTGTCACACTGTTTGAGAAGGGGGTAGCTGCATCCCAATATGGAGAACAGAgtaccaaatcaaattttatttggtcacatatatttagcagatgttattactgTATTGTAATTCACAACAATTCACGCATCTAatagtaaaagaatggaattaagaaatatataaatattgggACAGGCAATGTCGGAGTGCCATTGACtaaaacagtagaatacagtatatacatacgagtgGCGcaacagtctaaggcactgcatctcagtgcaagaggtgtcactggttttattccaggctgtatcacatccagccatgattgggagtcccatagggcagtgcacaattgcgtcgtctgtgtttggctggggtaggcagtcattataaataagaatgtgttcttaactgacttgcctagttagataaaggtacaaatgaaatgagtaaaacagtacataaacattaaagtgactagtgattccatgtctatgtatacagggcagcagcctctaaggtgcagggttgagtaaccggttagaagctggctagtgatggctattgtCATGACTTGCCCTTTTAGGTGAGGATCATAGGCGCCAGATTCCCCCCTCCCACCAGTTTTATGACGGTCATAAATACCTGGAGgaaaactctctctcacactctttcaGAAATGTAAGTTAAATCCCTGTAACAGAGAGACGTTGCAGTACGGTAACACCAAAAAGTTTaataattaaacaatatttctGTAATCCAAACAGTTGGAAGGGTCCATGTGTACTTAAAGAACAATCATGTCAAATTCATTTCTAATTTGTGATAGAACTAAGGACAGTAGAACAACATAACTATCTGAGTGTGTATATTTCCCAGTGATCAGATTCACACTGTTGTGGATTTATATGATTAGATTAAATATGAAATCAGAAGATGTGATGTGGCTGTGATCCCCCCCCAAGTGCATATTAAATAGGACTCGTAACAAAATGTACATTAGGCCAGCAACATGAGCTGAAAGGTACAGAATGGCTAGAAACGCTGAAACTTTCAGAGAAGAAGAAAATCTCTAGTCTTCACTCAAAGAAAAAACTAAAACTTTCCCCAAAATGAGTTTTTATTGAGAattattttttttcttcccagAATACATTTGTTCAGAACAGCATTTTTACATATAAAAAAAACCCTGTTATTTTACACTGTAGATGAATTCAATGCTTGGTGTATATACAGAACCAAAATTCACGGTGTGAAAGTGTTTAATACAGTCATGCTCAAAGCAGACAAAAAAAACCAATCTTTCCTCACCCAACAAAATGGGCAAAAAGGTATGAATGTGGCATATAAGTACGATTACATCTCCCTAAACGTACACCACCTCCCTTCAGCCCAGTTTCAACAGAGGACCTATGAGTGGTTCACTTGATAACTCTTCCAATGCACACTTTAATAAAAAGTAAACACTTGACAAAGCTGCACCACATTCTAAGAGCCCTACGCTCAACTTTCTGATCCTACAGTATTATTGGAGCGCGGCTTTAAACAGTCACATGTCTGGCGGACAAACATGGTTATATTCAGAGTCTTGACCAAACCTTCCCTTGCTACTCAATCAGTGAAATGAGTGGCCATCAGGTCAAAATCTGATGGCCACTCAAAATTAAACATACTAAAGAGCCCAGTTGTGAAGGTACACTCTACATTCATGCCTATATCctccaggtaattgaggtgatGGAATTTAACCAGAAAACCAAAGCGTTCCTATGTATACTGTGTTGGTTGTATGACATCAGCCCAGCACTGGGATGAGGGACTTCCCTCATCCCAGTGCAGTATACATGCTTGTATACTACAGAGCTGTTGTCGCAGTCTGAAAAGGAACAACACCCCCGCCCCCTCATAAATGCTTGTGGATCAGACCATTTTAATAGATATGAAACACTTCAGATGACCCTGAGGAGGCTAACCAGTCTCAGGCAAACTGTTACAGAGCGGTTGATCAGAGTGTTGTGAATGTCAGGATGTAGTCAGTCCCACCACTTCAATACACACACAATTCTGTTTGGGCTGAACCTCCTGTAGGCCATGTCAGGGGAGATGCCAGAAAGCATCCGGAAAATGACACAGGAGAGAACAGATTCATTGtgcagataaaaaaaaatgtaaatggacATAAAATAATGTGAATAATAAGAGTTTTGTAGGACTTGGTCTGATCTGGGGCATGTCCATGTCCATTAAGACGGTTGCTTCGTCACAGGTGTTGCAGCCAGGTGTCGGACTAGAAGAGCAGGGCTCCCATGCTGCCCACTTCACTCTGCTCCTTGACGAATATCTCAAAGTACTGGTAAATGATGGTGACGGCCAGCAGGATACCCGTACCAGAGCCAATAGCACCCAGGAAGTCCGCCATGACAGATAGACCGCCGATACAGAGACCACCAAAGGCCGCCGCTGTGGGGATGTACCTGGAAAGCACAGAGGCAAGATTTCAGCTTGATACAGAAGGCAAACTCAAGTAGTAGTGCACCAATCATTACCTGAAGAAAGCATGTTTGGAAAAGTGTAATATTAAACCCTGTtaaattaagacatggattgttaTGGCTAAAAGGTTAGAGTTTTGACTAAGATAGTTTACCTGTTGAGTTCATGAACCATAGAGGTCTCTCTGTGACCCCTCATCACCATCTGCTGCTCCTTTAGCTGCTTAGCCACCTGGGAGAGCAAACACACACTCATGGATTACATTACATAACATGTACAGGTCCTCTGAAACATGCCATCCTGAAATGCCGTAGACATTTTAGGAGATTCCTACATCAAAATGATTAATTTATGATTACATAGTCCAACAAATGTACAGGACATATGGTAGAAGGACTTACATCTTTGGCAGAAGAGCCAGACACCTCGATCCAGGTCTTGGAGAAAAAGGCACAGGATCCCAGCATGAAGCAGATGTAGATGGCAGCGTGGATGGGGTCGTCTAGGACCGAGCCAAACGACTCCGGGGGAGAGAAGTAGTAACAGAGCCCACCCACTGGGTAGGCACGAGCTGGACCGCCTGACGATGTGTCCTACAAACACACAAGTCTGGTCAGCTTATACATTCTGTGTTGCTCGATATGTTCAAATCGAATCAGATTTGATTGGTCGTGTACACATTatcacaggtgtatgttcctagctccaacagtgcagtaatacctaacaatacacgcAAATCTCCAAAATAAAAAGGAATTCAGGAATATTAGAATGAGCAATCTCAgagtccagaatataaatatatactgtatgtatagacattatggacagtatatagaaaggtgtgtacaacagtagttatatacgaTGAGCCTTGACTATAAAATAGTGTATACACACATGAAGTGTGTAAAAcagtatttaaacattattaaagtgacaagtgttcaatgactatgtacatagggcagcagtctctaaggtgcagggatgAATACCGGatggtagccagctagtaacagtgacttaTGTTCAGGGTACTGTGGGGCTGTTAATGTGACAAACCTTGAGTTTAGAGTTCGGACATGGTAATTCAGAGAAATGGTGTGTACTTACAGACCAGGTGCCCAGCAGGTTAACCAGGAAGTTGCCACTGAAGCGAGTGGAGAGCATCTGAGAGATGACGTACAGGTTGGACACGAGGGCAGACTGGAGGATGATGGGAATGTTGGAGGTGTAGAAGAGCTTGATGGGATAAGTGTTGTACTGGCCACGGTAACGGGCAGACTTGATGGGCAGGTCCACCCTGAAGCCCTGTAGAGAGATGGGTGGAAGAGAGACATTGTAAGAGAGGGTAGAACATACCCACATCATAAATATATAGTGTCTAAATGGTCATTAATAAGAAAGGTTAAAAATAAAGTATGCATTGTGTTGTTTTCTGACAATAACAAATGTGTTCTTTAACAGGTTTAAAGGAAGAAAGACAGTTACTGACCTGGAAGTATATGACTACACCAAAGACGAAAACGGTGGCGAGGAGGTTCAAAAGATTTGGCAGGTTCTGGCGGTAGAAAGCCTCTCTCAGGGCGCGCACTTTGTCTGTTCGCGTGGCCAGCAGGTGGAAGAGGGCAATGATGGCTCCCTCAAACTCTGTACCTAAACACAAGAGACTAAAACATCAGCCTCACATCTAGAGGCCACCTAAACTAACCTTGAGCCCTGGGGTTCTTCTCAAGGCCAAGTCAATCTATAGGAGCCATAGTTGGTCTTGTGAAATTACCACTTGCATATAAACAGGTATTATCTCTGATAGTGGAAATTAGTAAGTCTGTCCTAAATGTACACCAAAACAGGGCACATCAGTTTCAATGCCTCAGTTTAGCCCGTGAGACCTGCGGTCCTTCTCCCACAGTTGTCTGCTCTGGTGTCTTACCTCTGCCAGTGTTGACAGTGGTGGGGCTGAAGGCCTTCCAGACAATTGTCTCACAGATGTTGGTGGCAATGAACAGGGAGATACCAGAGCCCAGCCCATAACCCTTCTGCAGCAGCTCATCCAGCAGCAGCACGATTAGACCTGCCACAAACAGCtggagggggagacaggtggGTTAGAGACCGAGACAAACCACTCACACTGGAGCCCTGTTTGACTTCCTTTAAAtagacagtggggcaaaaaagtatttagtcagccaccaattgtgcaagttctcccacttaaaaagatgagaggcctgtactttccatcataggtacacttcaactatgacagacaaaatcaggaaaataaatccagaaaatcacattgtaggatttttaatgaataccctttgttggcaatgacagaggtcaaacgttttctgtaagtcttcacaaggttttcacacactgttgctggtattttggcccattcctccatgcagatctcctctagagcagtgatgttttggggctgttgctgggcaacacggactttcaactccctccaaagattttctatggggttgagatctggagactggctaggccactccaggaccttgaaatgcttcttacaaagccacttcttcattgcccaggcggtgtgtttgggatcagtgtcatgctgaaagacccagccacgtttcatcttcaatgcccttgctgatagaaggaggttttcactcaatctcacgatacatggccccattcattctttcctttacacggatcagtcgtcctggtccctttgcagaaaaacagccccaaagtatgatgtttccacccccatgcttcacagtaggtatggtgttctttggatgcaactcagcattctttgtcctccaaacacgacgagttctgaccaaaaagttatattttggtttcatctgacattctcccaatcttcttctggatcatccaaatgatatctagcaaacttcagacgcgcctggacatgtactggcttaagcagggggacacgtctggcactgcaggatttgagtccctggcggcgtagtgtgttactgatggtaggctttgttactttgatcccagctctctgcaggtcattcactaggttcccccgtgtggttctgggatttttgctcaccgttcttgtgatcattttgaccccacggggtgagatcttgcgtggagccccagatcgagggagattatcagtggtcttgtatgtcttccatttcctaataattgctcccacagttgatttcttcaaaccaagctgcttacctattgcggattcagtcttcccagcctggcgCAGCTCTACAATTTtgcttctggtgtcctttgacagctctttggtcttggccatagtagagtttggagtgtgactgtttgaggttgtgggcaggtgtcttttatactgataacaagttcaaacaggtgccattaatacaggtaacaagtggaggacagaggagcctcttaaagaaggtctgtgagagccagaaatcttgcttgtttgtaggtgaccaaatacttattttccaccataatttgcaaataaattcattacaaaaatcctacaatgtgattttctggatttttttcttctaattttgtctgtcatagttgaagtgtacctatgatgaaaattacagacctctcatctttttaagtgggagaacttgcacacttgctgactaaatacttttttgccccactgtaccttttGTGGATGTGAACTTCGCTTTAAATTATCCAATCACTTACAGATTCATAGTGATAACCTCTGAAAAGGTAGCAAGAAAGGAGTATTGGATCAAGGGGGGATAAGAATATgacagaggggtggagagggctCACCTGGATGATGATGAGCAGACAGATCCCAGCGCCCATATCGGAGGGGTCTCCGTACATTCCAGTCATCACATACACGATGGCCTGACCAATGGTGATGATCATACCAAACACTGTAGGAGATAGCAATGGGTTAAAAATTATATGGCCTCATTCACAGTAATGCTTAAACTTGACAGAATTAGATCAAACTAGGAACAAGAAGTGTGGCTTGTGGTCTTACATTTCTGTGCTCCGTTGAAGAGGGCCCGGTCTTTGGGGGTGTCTCCCACCTCAATGATCTTAGCTCCGGCCAGGAGCTGCATGATTAGGCCGGAGGTGACTATGGGAGAGATTCCCAGCTCCATCAGGGTACCTGGATGGACAGGAGAGACCCAGGGTAGGTTAACAGGAGAGCAGAGCCATAGAGTTGTTCAGCAATTCAATCAGAAATAATACCAACTACCCACTCAAGTCAGAGATAAAATGATCACTCCTATTGATCAATTCATCATTCACTCAACACTATCAATTCACACAGTTACTAATTGACTCATTCATTGCCATGTCCCTTGATTGATGTATCAATTCACagagacattcatttattcactTGTTGTCTCTACATTGCAAAAGTGACAACCCACCTCTGTTGGAGGCCAGAATGACTCTCATCCAGTAGAAGGGATCTGCAGAGTCTGAGGACATTATGCCAAAAAGGGGAATCTGGAGGATAGGTGACAGACGTTCAGGAGTGAGTTTTTATTCTACTCTATTAAAATGCtagaaaaaaagtgtgtgtgaacaATACATCAGATATTTACCTGGCAGCAGACAAGGAAAATGAAGAGAGTGATGGCTGTCCATAGTACCTTCTCTCTGAACTGGATCTGTTGAACAATGCAATTACAGTGAGACATGGAAGCAACAATGACAGCAGGAACAACAGAGGTTTATACAGTTGAAAGTAAAATACTGTACCTTTCTTTCAGGTTTCTGGATTTCAGGTAATACTGCGCAGAACGGCTTTATTACCTCCAGGAATTTGACTGAAAACAGACAAAAGGAGGGATGTTATTCAATAGACTCGCCATAATAAACATAAATCAAGGCCAGTGAATGACCTAACAATGTATAGGGGGACGTGGCATAGCGGTACATGCATAGCGGGTTAGATCTTTGGCTATAAACTAAGCGAATTCACTATGAAAACAGATCTTTCTATACACAATTGTTAATCCAATGTAAAACATTTAGCATATCAGCAAATGTGTTTCAGTAAACATGTACTGCTTATGATACGAGATATTTAAACCTGTGTCAAACATCGGCTGTTAGCTAAGCGTCGTCATCACTAATCTGGATGTGTCGGTCTGCATCCAatatagctaacgttaactataCTATCTAGATAACGTTACATGTTAACTAGCATGCAGCAGTTATCATACTCCGATATATCAATTACCATGTAACACTGGTTGATATGATATCAATGTAACGTTAGCTGACTGGACATAATAAAAAGTAGTTAACATCTgtacagctaacgttagcaagctagctaacgttagctattagtGTCACTTGCTAACTAACGcgttagctggctaactagctagctcttTTAAACTTCCGTTTCTTGACAACTGACAAAACTAGCCATTTTCTTGCAGGCATTGCTGTTAAAGACAGGAGTTAAAATATGCGTGAAACAAAGACCACTTGTCATCCAGCTAGCTAACAGTTAGCTCTAGCTACAATGAAAATGGCCTTAGATCCAATCATTGAAAAATGACATAGCCTGCATCGGATTCATCAAAAGTTCCCCGATTATGTGAAATCGTCCTTTACTTTAGCTAACTACTTTAGTCTGGGGGATACTCACTGCCCATGATGATTTCCCAAGCGTTACGATCTTTGAGTGTGTGGTCCTTATGTGTCAATAGGTCTCTCCAGTTTTCGTTGACTACCGGCGAAATGCTCTACAGCTGAGAAAGAAAGCGCGTTAGAGACACGTCAACACTACACAAGCAAAGATAGAACAATGAaacagatatttcactggatgtataaatgtgaagcatccggttgacGTTCCTACTCACTACCAAATCTGGTAGCGAGAAGAAGCCTAATGGCGCGCAGCGGAAGAAGAGGAAACGAGGTGGATTTTGGTCGACATTCTGCACATTTCCTCAgcgattaaacatttgatcttTAATGcggttttctgttcccaaaatcGGTTATGAACAGGGTGGGCTAAGTTTTCTAGACCTTACCCCTTGCAAACGTAGAAATCGCGCTGTTTAGGAGTGCAAAGGCTAATTGAAttattgcacacgcgcacttcacagagtaggcgttcccttaCGGGAAATATGCTACTTTAAACTAGAACGCGCAAATGGATATCGCTAAtgcgtgcttggctctgcccccATCCTTGCTTggtctgcccactatgactcatttgttccTATTGGAAACGACAAGcagtggtctatcttggtttagttatacaaATATTTGACACAAGCGCTCCaacagagacggaagaggaagcgagacacacaatcgtttttttccctggttcaat from Oncorhynchus kisutch isolate 150728-3 linkage group LG5, Okis_V2, whole genome shotgun sequence harbors:
- the LOC109891166 gene encoding protein transport protein Sec61 subunit alpha-like, producing MGIKFLEVIKPFCAVLPEIQKPERKIQFREKVLWTAITLFIFLVCCQIPLFGIMSSDSADPFYWMRVILASNRGTLMELGISPIVTSGLIMQLLAGAKIIEVGDTPKDRALFNGAQKLFGMIITIGQAIVYVMTGMYGDPSDMGAGICLLIIIQLFVAGLIVLLLDELLQKGYGLGSGISLFIATNICETIVWKAFSPTTVNTGRGTEFEGAIIALFHLLATRTDKVRALREAFYRQNLPNLLNLLATVFVFGVVIYFQGFRVDLPIKSARYRGQYNTYPIKLFYTSNIPIILQSALVSNLYVISQMLSTRFSGNFLVNLLGTWSDTSSGGPARAYPVGGLCYYFSPPESFGSVLDDPIHAAIYICFMLGSCAFFSKTWIEVSGSSAKDVAKQLKEQQMVMRGHRETSMVHELNRYIPTAAAFGGLCIGGLSVMADFLGAIGSGTGILLAVTIIYQYFEIFVKEQSEVGSMGALLF